In Streptomyces sp. NBC_01381, a genomic segment contains:
- a CDS encoding GPR1/FUN34/YaaH family transporter — protein MDKDVSAGSTTSTLGHLALGLTLLAFGIGHTEVIDGVTALDAAVLATFVGGVALFVAGLFAFRDSDAFTGTAFAALGALWFTWGLTAEVEASANAAGLFLLLFALVTLSLTLGAPGGAALTRGSYGLLFVSLVLIAVAQFGDSAGLAKAGGWFAAVGGLLAWYGATAALAHWPTALPGRGRPAGQGVTATG, from the coding sequence GTGGACAAAGACGTCTCTGCGGGAAGTACCACCTCGACTCTCGGCCATCTCGCCCTGGGGCTCACGCTGTTGGCCTTCGGGATCGGTCACACCGAAGTGATCGACGGGGTGACGGCGCTGGACGCCGCCGTCCTCGCGACGTTCGTAGGCGGCGTCGCGCTCTTCGTCGCCGGCCTGTTCGCGTTCCGTGACAGCGACGCGTTCACCGGTACGGCCTTCGCCGCGCTCGGCGCGCTCTGGTTCACCTGGGGCCTCACGGCGGAGGTCGAGGCCTCCGCCAACGCCGCGGGCCTCTTCCTGCTGCTCTTCGCGCTCGTCACGCTCAGCCTGACCCTGGGGGCACCGGGTGGCGCGGCGCTCACGCGGGGGTCGTACGGGCTGCTCTTCGTGTCCCTCGTCCTGATCGCCGTCGCGCAGTTCGGTGACAGCGCCGGTCTTGCGAAGGCGGGCGGCTGGTTCGCCGCGGTCGGCGGACTGCTCGCCTGGTACGGCGCGACGGCGGCCCTGGCCCACTGGCCCACAGCTCTCCCGGGGCGCGGGCGGCCTGCCGGCCAGGGAGTGACGGCTACCGGCTGA
- the glmS gene encoding glutamine--fructose-6-phosphate transaminase (isomerizing) — protein sequence MCGIVGYIGKRDVAPLLLEGLQRLEYRGYDSAGVVITGPKASGLKMVKAKGRVRDLEAKVPARFKGTTGIAHTRWATHGAPSDENAHPHMSGDNKVAVVHNGIIDNASELRAKLTADGVEFLSETDTEVLTHLIARAQADKLEDKVREALRHIEGTYGIAVLHADFNDRIVVARNGSPVVLGIGEKEMFVASDVAALVSHTRQVVTLDDGEMATIKADDYRTYTTEGSRTTASPTTVEWEAESYDMGGHDTYMHKEIFEQPDAVDRVLRGRIDDRFSTVHLGGLNLDAHDARKVRRVKILGCGTSYHAGMIGAQMIEELARIPADAEPASEFRYRNPVVDPDTLYIAVSQSGETYDVLAAVQELKRKGARVLGVVNVVGSAIAREADAGVYVHAGPEVCVVSTKCFTNTTVAFALLALHLGRIRDLSVSDGKRIIEGLRKLPGQISEILKQEDEIKKIAKDYADARSMLFIGRVRGYPVAREASLKLKEVSYIHAEAYPASELKHGPLALIEPALPTVAIVPNDDLLEKNRAALEEIKARSGKILAVAHQEQEKADQTILVPKNENELDPILMGIPLQLLAYHTALALGRDIDKPRNLAKSVTVE from the coding sequence ATGTGTGGAATCGTCGGTTATATCGGCAAGCGTGACGTGGCCCCCCTCCTCCTCGAAGGCCTGCAGCGCCTGGAGTACCGCGGCTACGACTCCGCCGGCGTCGTCATCACGGGCCCCAAGGCCAGCGGCCTGAAGATGGTCAAGGCCAAGGGCCGCGTCCGTGACCTGGAGGCCAAGGTCCCCGCCCGCTTCAAGGGCACGACCGGCATCGCCCACACCCGCTGGGCCACCCACGGCGCCCCGTCCGACGAGAACGCCCACCCGCACATGTCGGGCGACAACAAGGTCGCCGTCGTCCACAACGGCATCATCGACAACGCCTCCGAGCTGCGCGCCAAGCTCACCGCCGACGGCGTCGAGTTCCTCTCCGAGACGGACACCGAGGTCCTCACCCACCTCATCGCCCGCGCCCAGGCGGACAAGCTGGAGGACAAGGTCCGCGAGGCCCTGCGCCACATCGAGGGCACGTACGGCATCGCCGTCCTGCACGCCGACTTCAACGACCGCATCGTCGTCGCCCGCAACGGCTCGCCCGTCGTTCTTGGCATCGGCGAGAAGGAGATGTTCGTCGCCTCGGACGTCGCCGCCCTCGTCTCGCACACCCGCCAGGTCGTCACCCTCGACGACGGCGAGATGGCCACCATCAAGGCCGACGACTACCGCACGTACACCACCGAGGGCTCGCGCACGACCGCCTCGCCGACCACCGTGGAGTGGGAGGCCGAGTCGTACGACATGGGCGGCCACGACACGTACATGCACAAGGAGATCTTCGAGCAGCCCGACGCGGTCGACCGCGTGCTGCGCGGCCGCATCGACGACCGCTTCTCCACCGTGCACCTCGGCGGCCTGAACCTCGACGCCCACGACGCCCGCAAGGTGCGCCGCGTCAAGATCCTCGGCTGCGGCACCTCGTACCACGCGGGCATGATCGGCGCCCAGATGATCGAGGAGCTGGCCCGCATCCCCGCGGACGCCGAGCCCGCCTCCGAGTTCCGCTACCGCAACCCCGTCGTGGACCCCGACACCCTCTACATCGCCGTCTCCCAGTCCGGTGAGACGTACGACGTGCTCGCCGCCGTCCAGGAGCTGAAGCGCAAGGGCGCCCGCGTCCTGGGCGTCGTGAACGTCGTCGGCTCGGCGATCGCCCGTGAGGCCGACGCGGGCGTGTACGTCCACGCGGGCCCGGAGGTCTGCGTCGTGTCGACCAAGTGCTTCACGAACACCACGGTCGCCTTCGCCCTGCTCGCGCTGCACCTGGGCCGCATCCGTGACCTGTCGGTCTCCGACGGCAAGCGGATCATCGAGGGCCTGCGCAAGCTGCCCGGCCAGATCTCGGAGATCCTCAAGCAGGAGGACGAGATCAAGAAGATCGCGAAGGACTACGCAGACGCCCGCTCGATGCTCTTCATCGGACGCGTACGCGGCTACCCCGTCGCCCGCGAGGCCTCCCTGAAGCTCAAGGAGGTCTCGTACATCCACGCCGAGGCCTACCCGGCCTCCGAGCTGAAGCACGGCCCGCTCGCCCTCATCGAGCCCGCGCTCCCCACGGTCGCGATCGTCCCGAACGACGACCTCCTGGAGAAGAACCGCGCCGCCCTGGAGGAGATCAAGGCCCGCAGCGGCAAGATCCTCGCGGTCGCGCACCAGGAGCAGGAGAAGGCCGACCAGACCATCCTGGTCCCGAAGAACGAGAACGAGCTGGACCCGATCCTGATGGGCATCCCGCTCCAACTCCTCGCCTACCACACGGCGTTGGCCCTGGGCAGGGACATCGACAAGCCGAGGAACCTCGCGAAGTCGGTGACGGTGGAATAG
- a CDS encoding DUF4429 domain-containing protein, which produces MAEIIQRDGTWTFDGETLRLVPGRDKNVSLLRKSLGELAVPLAALAGIAFEQGKKSGRLRLRLRDGADPLLQATGGKLGDAADPYQLAVEPDRYGVAEYVVDEVRNALLLEQVPAASCESYLLPGPSVPLSVSAGDGTASFDGEHIRLEWNWKTEEAKSASGTRSLALADVAAVEWQPAVGLENGYLRFTVRHSPTKAPPKYDPNSVELWGFKKDPLMALVAAAVQVRLPHPSGPAPAELQAAPALPAAPSAAPPEASGDDHDALLRRLRELGELHQSGILTDDEFSLAKQAVLKRM; this is translated from the coding sequence ATGGCGGAAATCATCCAGCGCGACGGGACCTGGACCTTCGACGGAGAGACGCTGCGCCTTGTGCCGGGACGCGACAAGAACGTGTCGCTGCTGCGCAAGTCGCTGGGGGAACTGGCCGTCCCCTTGGCCGCGTTGGCGGGAATCGCCTTCGAGCAGGGCAAGAAGTCGGGCCGGCTGCGGCTGCGCCTGCGGGACGGCGCGGACCCGCTGCTGCAGGCCACCGGAGGCAAACTCGGGGACGCCGCCGACCCCTACCAGCTGGCGGTGGAGCCGGACCGGTACGGGGTCGCCGAGTACGTCGTCGACGAGGTGCGCAACGCACTCCTTCTCGAACAGGTGCCGGCCGCGTCCTGCGAGAGCTATCTGCTGCCGGGGCCTTCCGTGCCGCTGTCGGTCTCCGCCGGTGACGGCACCGCCAGCTTCGACGGTGAGCACATCCGCCTGGAGTGGAACTGGAAGACGGAGGAGGCGAAGTCCGCATCGGGCACGCGCTCGCTGGCGCTCGCCGATGTGGCCGCCGTCGAGTGGCAGCCGGCGGTCGGCCTGGAGAACGGGTACCTCCGCTTCACCGTGCGGCACTCCCCCACCAAGGCTCCGCCGAAGTACGACCCGAACTCGGTCGAGCTGTGGGGCTTCAAGAAGGATCCGCTGATGGCGCTGGTCGCTGCGGCTGTGCAGGTGCGGTTGCCGCATCCCTCCGGGCCCGCCCCGGCCGAGCTTCAGGCCGCGCCCGCGCTGCCGGCGGCCCCGTCGGCGGCACCCCCGGAAGCGTCCGGGGACGATCATGACGCGCTGCTGCGGCGGCTCCGCGAGCTGGGGGAGCTTCATCAGTCCGGGATACTCACGGACGACGAGTTCTCCCTCGCCAAGCAGGCGGTCCTGAAGCGGATGTAA